In a single window of the Fusarium falciforme chromosome 3, complete sequence genome:
- a CDS encoding Vacuolar protein sorting-associated protein 27 has translation MMSWWSSSANTALDEQIEKATSSSLEDIALNLEISDVIRSKMVAPKEAMRSLKRRIGNKNPNTQLSALNLTDTCVKNGGSHFLAEIASREFMDNLVSLLQAVGGAAVNADVKSKILELVQSWAGATEGRYELSYIGEVYRTLQRDGYQFPPKTTVASSMIDSSAPPEWTDSEVCMRCRTAFTFTNRKHHCRNCGNCFDQQCSSKTVALPHLGILTPVRVDDGCYAKLTNKGYKNPNPSLDRSPTYPHKTRSTSAMQPRNARVDDGFDEDLKKALAMSLEEVKTHSRGYAEPAQTSYTANGDASAAKQAEEEDEDLKAAIAASLADMEEQKKRHAAALKEQTSASSNPSTTTNFVLPKNDYELTPVEAENINLFSTLVDRLQTQPPGTILREPQIQELYDSIGTLRPKLARTYGETMSKHDTLLDLHAKLSTVVRYYDRMLEERLSKAYSQQSLGGYNLPPPRQAAGPYPSIPSHVPSNPAGAESFYTGQQRASYQAPPQHQHYQQPPQALPQQQYPPYGSAPEPQPGQYPQPQQPQRTGSWQNRAPSAPQDPYQQQPPQDPNQPSQTPRQAQATPANDPNASYYFTPQQPTPAPVGPSAPGPAPDAAPSPYPSLQPSMQYPRGSVSAPSQPTPVQTPAQIAQTAQPVQTQQPPQAPQQPQQPLQSPPQPQQTQAPQPSQPQPSQPAQQAPPLQQQPYWQPSMPQQHHHHQPQQQQPQQPQQQPPAAQQNWAYGGYSQESFPSVPQHDPVPQQPVKEEALIEL, from the exons ATGATGAGCTGGTGGTCGTCCTCGGCCAACACGGCCCTGGACGAGCAGATCGAGAAAGCCACGAGCAGCAGCCT TGAGGATATTGCTCTGAACCTCGAAATCTCCGATGTTATCAGATCCAAGATGGTCGCGCCCAAAGAGGCCATGCGCTCCCTCAAGAGGCGCATCGGCAATAAGAACCCCAATACCCAGCTCAGCGCGTTGAAT CTTACCGATACCTGTGTCAAGAATGGCGGGTCGCACTTCTTGGCCGAGATTGCGTCTCGCGAGTTCATGGATAATCTAGTGTCGCTTCTCCAAGCAGTCGGAGGTGCTGCCGTCAACGCCGATGTCAAGtccaagatcctcgagcTTGTGCAATCATGGGCTGGGGCTACTGAAGGCCGATACGAGCTTTCTTACATCGGCGAGGTCTACCGAACCCTGCAGCGTGATGGTTACCAGTTCCCCCCAAAGACCACTGTGGCTAGCAGCATGATTGACAGCAGTGCG CCTCCAGAGTGGACTGACTCAGAAGTCTGTATGCGATGCCGGACCGCCTTTACCTTTACCAACCGAAAGCACCACTGTCGAAACTGCGGAAACTGCTTTGACCAGCAGTGCTCGAGCAAGACCGTCGCCCTCCCGCACCTGGGCATCCTCACCCCAGTTCGAGTCGATGATGGGTGTTATGCCAAGCTCACCAACAAGGGCTACAAGAACCCCAACCCATCCCTCGACCGATCGCCCACCTACCCCCACAAGACTCGCAGTACCTCGGCCATGCAACCCCGTAACGCCCGTGTCGACGATGGCTTTGATGAGGATCTTAAGAAGGCATTGGCGATGAGCTTGGAAGAAGTCAAGACCCATTCTCGAGGCTATGCTGAGCCTGCCCAAACTAGCTACACGGCCAACGGTGACGCCTCGGCAGCCAAGCaagcagaggaggaggacgaggatttGAAGGCTGCGATCGCAGCTTCTCTGGCAGATAtggaggagcagaagaagagacaTGCTGCAGCGCTCAAGGAGCAAACATCAGCCTCGTCGAACCCCTCGACAACGACCAACTTTGTACTCCCCAAGAACGACTACGAGTTGACACCTGTGGAGGCGGAGAACATCAACCTGTTTTCAACCCTTGTCGATCGGCTTCAGACTCAGCCCCCGGGCACTATCCTTCGCGAACCGCAGATTCAAGAACTGTACGACAGCATCGGCACATTACGACCAAAGCTGGCACGAACTTATGGCGAGACCATGAGCAAGCACG ATACCTTGTTGGATCTCCATGCCAAGTTGTCAACAGTAGTCCGATATTACGATCGCATGCTCGAGGAGAGATTGTCCAAGGCTTACAGCCAGCAAAGCCTTGGTGGCTATAACCTGCCACCTCCTCGCCAGGCGGCTGGCCCATAcccctccatcccatcccacgTTCCTAGCAACCCTGCCGGCGCTGAAAGCTTTTATACTGGCCAGCAAAGAGCCAGCTACCAGGcgcctcctcaacaccaacactaTCAGCAACCCCCCCAAGCACTCCCTCAGCAACAGTATCCTCCTTACGGATCCGCGCCAGAGCCCCAGCCAGGACAATATCCGCAgccccagcagcctcagcggACTGGTAGCTGGCAGAACAGAGCGCCCTCAGCTCCTCAAGATCCCTATCAGCAACAGCCCCCTCAGGATCCTAACCAGCCATCGCAGACCCCACGACAGGCTCAGGCAACACCCGCCAATGACCCTAATGCCTCTTATTATTTCACTCCCCAGCAACCGACTCCAGCACCTGTGGGACCATCAGCACCCGGACCTGCTCCTGATGCTGCCCCATCCCCGTACCCCAGCTTGCAGCCATCGATGCAATACCCTAGGGGATCAGTTTCGGCCCCATCGCAACCTACTCCGGTTCAGACGCCGGCTCAGATTGCTCAAACAGCCCAGCCTGTTCAAACTCAACAGCCCCCCCAAGCTCCTCAGCAACCCCAGCAGCCTCTCCAGTCTCCTCCACAGCCGCAGCAAACCCAAGCACCCCAGCCGTCCCAGCCGCAACCCTCGCAACCAGCCCAGCAAGCACCACCTTTGCAACAGCAGCCTTACTGGCAACCTTCTATGCCCCAgcagcatcaccatcaccagcctcagcagcaacaaccccagcagcctcagcagcagcccccGGCTGCGCAGCAAAACTGGGCATACGGTGGCTACAGCCAAGAGTCGTTCCCTTCTGTGCCGCAGCACGACCCTGTGCCACAGCAGCCTGTTAAGGAGGAGGCATTGATTGAGTTGTAA